The Saxibacter everestensis genome has a window encoding:
- a CDS encoding amidase, translating to MSRFDVVEASIAELCAALESGATTAVELVEAYLGRIETYDRPGTRTALNSLVVMNPKAVAEAEASDSRRARNKTLSPLDGIPYTAKNSYLAEGLTAAAGSPAFEHLVAQRDAFTIERLRLGGAILIGLTNMPPMANGGMQRGVYGRAESPYNPEWLTSAFGSGSSNGSGTATAASFAAFGLGEETWSSGRAPASNNALCAYTPSRGVISTRGNWPLVPTMDVVVPHTRTMADLLELLEQIVVDDTETRGDFWRVQPWIKLPSASEHRPESYRALAPGKAASIPLEGKRFGVPRMYINTDAEAGTRRDGGIGGPTGKRIETRASIIELWEAARRDLESAGAQVIEVDFPIVSNYESDRPGAPTISTRGLVSLDFLHKELIDLAAWAWDDFLRANNDPALNTLTDVDGEQIFPDPEGALPDRYEGFDDNISSFPERVRTNPSSSLTEITHLESGLHGLDETRRIDFDQWMIELGLDAVLFPAVADVGAANMDVDEKSAELGWRNGVWVANGNLAIRHFGIPTVTVPMGTMADINMPVGLTFAGKPYDDPTLLALAAAFEATGSRRTAPPLTS from the coding sequence ATGAGCCGCTTCGACGTCGTGGAGGCGTCCATAGCCGAGCTCTGCGCCGCTCTCGAGTCGGGCGCGACCACTGCGGTCGAACTTGTCGAGGCGTATCTCGGACGCATCGAAACCTACGACCGCCCGGGCACTAGAACAGCGTTGAACTCGCTCGTGGTGATGAACCCGAAGGCCGTTGCGGAAGCAGAAGCCTCGGATTCGCGCAGGGCGCGCAACAAGACGCTCAGTCCGCTCGACGGAATCCCCTATACGGCCAAGAACAGTTACCTCGCGGAGGGGCTTACGGCGGCCGCGGGATCACCTGCGTTCGAACATCTCGTCGCGCAACGTGATGCCTTCACAATCGAACGATTACGTTTGGGCGGGGCGATCCTCATCGGACTGACAAACATGCCTCCGATGGCCAACGGCGGTATGCAGCGAGGCGTCTATGGCCGCGCTGAGAGCCCGTACAACCCGGAGTGGCTGACGTCGGCATTCGGCTCGGGATCATCCAACGGCTCGGGCACCGCGACCGCTGCGTCTTTCGCCGCATTCGGCCTTGGTGAAGAGACATGGTCAAGCGGGCGTGCCCCGGCCTCAAACAATGCATTGTGCGCTTACACACCTAGCCGTGGGGTGATTTCAACCCGCGGAAACTGGCCCCTCGTTCCGACGATGGACGTAGTGGTTCCCCATACACGAACCATGGCAGACCTGCTCGAACTACTAGAGCAGATTGTCGTCGATGATACCGAGACCCGGGGTGACTTCTGGCGTGTTCAACCGTGGATCAAGTTGCCAAGTGCTTCGGAGCACCGTCCGGAATCGTATCGGGCACTTGCGCCAGGTAAGGCCGCGAGCATCCCGCTCGAGGGAAAACGGTTTGGCGTTCCCCGGATGTACATCAACACCGATGCCGAGGCAGGTACGCGCAGGGATGGCGGCATTGGCGGCCCAACCGGGAAGCGAATTGAAACCCGCGCATCGATTATCGAGCTTTGGGAGGCCGCACGCCGCGACCTGGAGTCGGCTGGTGCCCAAGTGATCGAGGTCGATTTTCCGATCGTGTCGAACTACGAGTCGGATCGCCCAGGAGCTCCGACCATAAGTACCCGCGGACTTGTTAGCCTGGATTTTCTGCACAAGGAGTTAATTGACCTTGCAGCGTGGGCATGGGACGACTTCTTACGGGCAAACAACGATCCTGCGCTCAACACCCTCACGGATGTCGACGGCGAACAGATCTTCCCGGATCCGGAAGGCGCGCTGCCCGATCGCTACGAAGGCTTCGACGACAACATAAGTAGCTTTCCGGAACGGGTGCGTACGAATCCGTCTTCGTCGCTTACCGAGATTACGCATCTCGAGTCAGGCCTGCACGGGCTTGATGAGACCCGCAGGATCGACTTCGATCAGTGGATGATCGAGCTCGGCCTGGACGCCGTGCTGTTTCCGGCGGTTGCAGACGTTGGTGCCGCAAACATGGATGTCGACGAGAAATCTGCGGAACTCGGGTGGCGCAATGGGGTGTGGGTGGCGAATGGCAACCTCGCAATCCGGCACTTCGGTATTCCGACAGTGACTGTGCCCATGGGCACGATGGCCGACATCAACATGCCGGTCGGGCTCACTTTCGCGGGAAAGCCTTACGATGACCCAACGTTGCTCGCGTTGGCAGCAGCTTTCGAAGCGACAGGTTCCCGCCGCACCGCTCCTCCCCTGACCAGCTAG
- a CDS encoding agmatine deiminase family protein, translated as MNWHMPSETDPHERTWMAFPCEGPALGSDAASRELTYASWAAVAHATAEFEPVSMLVDPTEIDRARRMLDSEIELFETPIDECWMRDHGPTFVVDDHRPGTLGAVDWVFNGWGAHSWAQWEKSGKNARFIAEVTGAELVSSMMVNEGGGIHVDGEGTVLLTETVQLDPRRNPYADRERIEAEIARTLGATKAIWVPRGLTRDYEDYGTNGHVDIVATITAPGKLLLHSQRNPEHPDHQVSRDLHTLFSNATDAAGRHFEITELPAPDTLRDSEGFVDYSYINHLVVNDGIIACGFGEKESDARAREILEAAYPGRRAVTIDARAIFDDGGGIHCITQQQPKVKR; from the coding sequence ATGAATTGGCACATGCCCAGCGAAACAGACCCACACGAACGAACGTGGATGGCTTTCCCCTGCGAGGGCCCAGCGCTCGGCAGCGATGCCGCTAGCCGTGAACTCACCTATGCCTCGTGGGCGGCGGTCGCGCACGCCACAGCGGAATTCGAGCCTGTATCGATGCTCGTCGACCCTACAGAAATTGACAGGGCTCGCCGCATGCTCGATTCCGAGATTGAGCTGTTTGAAACCCCGATAGACGAGTGCTGGATGCGCGACCATGGCCCGACCTTCGTTGTAGACGACCATCGCCCCGGTACTCTCGGCGCAGTCGACTGGGTTTTCAACGGCTGGGGAGCACACAGCTGGGCACAGTGGGAGAAATCCGGCAAGAACGCCAGATTCATAGCCGAGGTAACCGGTGCCGAGCTCGTGAGTTCGATGATGGTCAACGAGGGCGGGGGCATCCATGTCGACGGTGAAGGCACGGTGCTTTTGACCGAGACAGTGCAACTTGATCCACGGCGCAACCCATACGCCGACAGGGAGCGCATAGAGGCCGAAATTGCACGTACCCTCGGGGCGACCAAGGCGATCTGGGTCCCGCGTGGACTGACACGCGACTACGAAGACTACGGCACCAACGGCCACGTGGACATCGTTGCAACCATCACCGCGCCCGGGAAGCTCCTGCTGCATAGCCAACGCAATCCCGAGCATCCCGACCATCAGGTGAGCCGAGATCTTCACACATTGTTCTCCAACGCAACGGATGCAGCCGGACGCCATTTCGAGATTACCGAACTACCGGCCCCCGATACTTTGCGGGACAGTGAAGGTTTCGTGGACTATAGCTACATCAACCACCTCGTCGTCAACGACGGCATAATCGCGTGCGGTTTCGGAGAAAAGGAATCCGATGCCCGTGCACGCGAAATCCTCGAAGCGGCCTACCCTGGCCGCCGGGCAGTGACCATTGACGCACGGGCCATCTTCGATGACGGTGGCGGGATCCATTGCATCACCCAGCAGCAACCGAAGGTCAAGCGATGA
- a CDS encoding purine-cytosine permease family protein has product MNGESTTPANSSAPGEVVEETNRAGHIETRGIDFIPGPERHGRPFELFWVWMGANVNYLSFAFGGLLIIIGLSVWEAVVVTIIGNLWWVAVGWLSVSGPASGTPSVTVMRALFGIHGNRVFGAGQGLVIGLFYEVINIVVATFASLALLDALGLHVPAGVEWTVLVIVAILSFVLSIYGHATIVKASPYFSAALAAAFIALAVFVMQAADFSYTTTELSSAEQWPTILLGYAIVASGPLSWGTGADYSRYLPEDTSKRGVIWWTALGGFIPTVFISLVGIFAATAIDMTDPQLTIGQIVPGWFTPVFLGIVVVGSITNNAVVAYSAGLSAQGLGIRVHRVTTVIVTGVIATFASLWLAFFSPGFLDTMEYALELTVTILGPLIAIYSIDIWLRRNYNGIALNDERRGSPFWYSNGVFWPGVVSQVIGTAVSLMMSNTTLYMGPISAAMEGADLSAIVAPVIGGGLYALLWLTTNPFKNRQLRPGAALDIQTVDTLASTDNTPEITK; this is encoded by the coding sequence ATGAACGGTGAATCAACGACGCCCGCAAATTCCTCCGCCCCGGGTGAAGTCGTCGAGGAAACCAACAGGGCGGGCCACATCGAGACCCGGGGAATTGATTTCATCCCGGGACCAGAACGCCATGGCCGTCCGTTCGAGCTGTTCTGGGTTTGGATGGGCGCAAACGTCAACTACCTTTCCTTTGCATTTGGTGGCCTGCTCATAATCATTGGCCTTTCAGTGTGGGAAGCCGTCGTTGTAACGATCATCGGAAACCTCTGGTGGGTTGCCGTCGGCTGGCTTTCAGTCAGCGGCCCGGCATCTGGCACCCCGAGCGTCACAGTCATGCGGGCGCTGTTCGGCATCCATGGAAACCGGGTGTTCGGCGCAGGCCAGGGACTCGTCATCGGGTTGTTTTACGAGGTCATCAACATCGTGGTTGCAACATTTGCGTCCCTGGCGCTACTCGATGCGCTGGGCCTGCACGTGCCGGCCGGGGTCGAATGGACCGTGCTGGTCATCGTCGCAATCCTCAGCTTCGTATTGAGCATCTACGGTCACGCCACGATCGTGAAAGCCTCGCCCTACTTCTCGGCCGCGCTAGCTGCGGCATTCATAGCCCTCGCGGTTTTTGTTATGCAGGCGGCCGATTTCTCATATACAACGACCGAGCTATCCAGCGCCGAGCAGTGGCCGACCATACTCCTGGGCTACGCCATAGTTGCCTCGGGGCCACTTTCGTGGGGCACGGGTGCCGACTACTCGCGCTATCTTCCAGAAGACACTTCCAAACGGGGTGTGATCTGGTGGACTGCACTCGGCGGCTTCATCCCTACCGTATTCATCAGCCTTGTCGGAATTTTCGCAGCAACGGCAATAGACATGACGGATCCCCAACTGACCATCGGTCAGATCGTGCCAGGTTGGTTCACCCCTGTCTTCCTCGGCATCGTCGTGGTTGGAAGCATCACCAACAATGCCGTGGTTGCATACTCTGCCGGGCTCTCCGCGCAAGGACTGGGAATTCGTGTGCATCGCGTGACAACGGTAATCGTTACAGGTGTGATCGCAACATTCGCATCCCTGTGGCTGGCATTCTTCTCACCCGGCTTCTTGGACACGATGGAGTACGCACTCGAATTGACCGTCACCATTCTTGGCCCCCTCATCGCGATCTATTCGATTGACATCTGGCTCCGGCGCAACTACAACGGCATCGCACTGAACGACGAACGGCGCGGGAGCCCATTCTGGTATTCGAACGGCGTGTTCTGGCCCGGCGTCGTGTCCCAGGTCATCGGCACGGCAGTTTCACTCATGATGTCGAACACCACCCTGTACATGGGTCCCATCTCGGCTGCCATGGAGGGCGCCGACCTCTCAGCAATCGTTGCGCCCGTCATCGGCGGCGGCCTATACGCCTTGCTTTGGCTCACAACGAACCCATTCAAGAATCGACAGCTGCGCCCCGGTGCAGCGCTTGATATCCAGACAGTGGATACGCTCGCGTCCACTGACAACACCCCGGAGATAACCAAATGA
- a CDS encoding TetR/AcrR family transcriptional regulator has translation MDAAREVAVDSGLVALTLKSVGAQADVASSLVAHYFPTMNDLVIETFKSLVEEELSTLQQLQSNEQSELERMKTLVGWLLGDARIEVTAVWLDALILGRRNNDLAAEVRSQLDNWQMAVSGSIRRGIESGEFECKNPDVVAAHILCLIDGLNAHSLVEYEDSPGLGNFLRQLVEIELLLPTGSLSTT, from the coding sequence ATGGACGCCGCCCGTGAAGTTGCGGTCGACAGCGGACTTGTGGCCCTGACCCTCAAGTCGGTCGGAGCACAGGCCGACGTGGCTTCATCGCTCGTGGCACACTACTTCCCAACCATGAACGACCTGGTAATTGAAACATTCAAGTCCCTCGTCGAAGAAGAGCTCTCGACGCTCCAGCAACTCCAAAGTAACGAGCAATCTGAACTCGAACGGATGAAGACACTCGTCGGTTGGCTCCTTGGCGACGCGCGAATCGAAGTCACAGCCGTATGGCTTGATGCACTTATTCTGGGTCGCCGCAACAATGACCTCGCCGCTGAGGTCCGATCGCAATTGGACAACTGGCAGATGGCGGTAAGCGGCTCAATCCGGCGGGGAATTGAGTCCGGGGAATTCGAATGCAAAAATCCCGACGTTGTTGCCGCACATATTCTCTGCCTGATCGACGGACTCAATGCTCATTCCCTTGTTGAATACGAAGATTCGCCGGGGCTCGGAAACTTCTTGCGCCAGCTAGTGGAGATTGAGCTTCTCCTGCCAACAGGTTCGCTATCCACTACATGA
- a CDS encoding CsbD family protein, translated as MGLDDKIKNASENAGGKTKAAAGDATDNDRLKAEGEADQTKANMKQAGEKVKDAFKRD; from the coding sequence ATGGGCTTGGACGACAAGATCAAGAACGCTTCAGAGAATGCCGGCGGCAAGACCAAAGCTGCGGCAGGAGACGCGACCGATAACGATCGACTCAAGGCCGAAGGCGAGGCCGATCAAACGAAGGCCAATATGAAGCAGGCTGGCGAGAAGGTCAAGGACGCTTTTAAGCGCGACTGA
- a CDS encoding SDR family oxidoreductase: MTDQHTPQDPTDQYPQPPYGEQQQPHPGYTESMSPRPDHGEKTYVGSEKLKGRKAVITGADSGIGRAVAIAFAREGADVVLSYLREEEEDAEEAARLVREAGRTAVKIPGNLAEESECLRLIDEAVAELGGLDLLVNVAGFQMARPGGIAEISTEEFDHTFKTNVYSMFWLCKAALPHLKPGSSIINTHSIQAYQPTPSLLAYASTKGAILNFTKGLAQDVAEEGIRVNAVAPGPIWTPLQPATQPEDKVDNFGADTPLGRAGQPAEVAPSYVFLASQESSFITGETIGVTGGRPLA, translated from the coding sequence ATGACAGACCAGCACACCCCCCAGGATCCGACGGATCAGTATCCGCAGCCGCCATATGGCGAACAGCAGCAGCCACATCCCGGGTATACCGAATCGATGTCGCCGCGGCCCGACCACGGCGAAAAGACCTATGTGGGTTCGGAGAAGCTCAAGGGCCGCAAGGCAGTGATCACCGGCGCCGACTCCGGCATCGGCCGGGCAGTCGCCATTGCCTTCGCTCGTGAAGGCGCGGACGTCGTACTCTCCTACCTTCGCGAGGAAGAAGAGGACGCGGAGGAAGCGGCGCGGTTGGTCCGCGAGGCAGGGCGCACCGCCGTCAAGATTCCCGGAAACCTTGCCGAGGAGTCGGAATGCCTGCGCCTCATCGATGAAGCAGTCGCGGAGCTCGGCGGTCTCGATCTGCTGGTGAATGTTGCCGGTTTCCAGATGGCCCGCCCCGGCGGCATCGCCGAGATATCCACCGAGGAGTTCGATCACACTTTCAAGACGAACGTCTACTCGATGTTCTGGCTGTGCAAGGCGGCGCTGCCGCACCTCAAGCCAGGGTCGTCCATCATCAACACCCACTCGATTCAGGCGTACCAGCCGACGCCGTCGCTGCTCGCCTACGCGTCGACGAAGGGCGCAATCCTCAACTTCACAAAGGGCCTGGCCCAGGATGTGGCCGAGGAGGGGATTCGGGTCAACGCGGTCGCTCCCGGGCCGATCTGGACGCCGCTGCAGCCCGCCACCCAGCCGGAAGATAAAGTCGACAACTTTGGTGCGGATACCCCACTGGGGCGTGCCGGGCAGCCTGCCGAGGTTGCGCCGAGCTACGTGTTCCTTGCCAGCCAGGAATCCTCGTTCATCACCGGCGAGACGATTGGCGTAACGGGAGGCCGACCGCTGGCATAG
- a CDS encoding stealth family protein, producing MAVNTYWDAQRVSPDAYGALPIGRIRSGRLVCLAERVDHLVLPEHRTEQLRQVTALLRAHDVPYFVIPTSPRQPSRIGIDQRFKRAACSALADYVQGRPVYRIGYGGVEFRDVISTRLCETELPADVPDVVTLVAFAQFRNTNFASRHEDGVDLEFWQNDGTALVAPRWNPYAGAVPSQLQELVDGGELVDGHQTFRVFLTPRVDTVTFPVDAVYTWVNGSDVEWQQRKADALGITDQRAFAEEAAGASRFADHDELRYSLRSIEQYAPWIRRIWIVTDRQIPDWLGDDERVRIVDHQAIAPPGAALPTFNSQAIEANLHRIEGLAEHFLYLNDDMMFGRPVRPDEFFHGNGISKFFYSRAQVDFGEPQPGEIASTIAGKNNRKVIERQFGRTMTQKFFHTPYPLKKSVIEEMENKFPEEFALTRAHQFRGLHDVTVAGSLYYNYAYGTARAVPARIRYLYVDPRDSKADRNLSHYLRNRDFDCVCVNDALVGDSTMTDEEVDAAIRAFLARFIPVPAPWEADAT from the coding sequence TTGGCGGTCAACACGTACTGGGATGCGCAACGCGTGTCTCCGGATGCCTACGGAGCCCTGCCGATCGGGAGAATCCGTTCCGGGCGACTGGTCTGCCTCGCCGAGCGCGTCGATCATTTGGTTCTCCCTGAGCACCGTACCGAACAGCTTCGGCAGGTGACAGCACTGCTGAGGGCTCATGACGTGCCCTACTTCGTCATCCCTACCTCGCCGCGGCAACCCAGCCGAATCGGCATAGATCAGAGGTTCAAGCGCGCAGCCTGTTCTGCCCTGGCCGATTATGTGCAGGGCAGGCCGGTGTACCGGATCGGATATGGCGGCGTCGAATTCCGTGATGTGATCAGTACCCGGCTGTGCGAAACCGAGCTTCCTGCGGATGTCCCCGATGTAGTCACTCTCGTCGCGTTCGCGCAATTCAGGAACACCAACTTTGCCAGCCGTCACGAAGACGGTGTTGATCTGGAATTCTGGCAGAACGACGGAACCGCGCTCGTCGCGCCCAGATGGAACCCCTACGCCGGCGCGGTCCCATCGCAGCTGCAGGAATTGGTTGACGGCGGCGAACTCGTGGATGGGCATCAAACGTTCCGGGTTTTCCTGACACCTCGGGTGGATACAGTCACATTTCCGGTTGACGCGGTGTACACCTGGGTCAATGGTTCAGACGTGGAATGGCAGCAGCGGAAGGCAGACGCCCTCGGCATAACGGATCAGAGGGCCTTTGCCGAGGAAGCGGCCGGTGCGTCACGTTTCGCCGACCACGACGAACTGCGCTACAGCCTGCGGTCGATCGAGCAGTACGCGCCGTGGATTCGCAGAATCTGGATCGTTACCGACCGGCAGATTCCTGACTGGCTCGGTGATGACGAGCGGGTGCGCATCGTGGATCATCAGGCAATTGCGCCGCCGGGTGCCGCGCTGCCCACCTTCAATTCCCAGGCGATCGAGGCGAATCTGCACCGGATCGAAGGCCTGGCCGAACACTTCCTGTACCTCAACGACGACATGATGTTCGGCCGTCCGGTGCGGCCGGATGAGTTCTTCCACGGCAATGGAATATCGAAGTTCTTCTACTCGCGCGCGCAGGTCGACTTCGGCGAACCGCAGCCCGGCGAGATTGCGTCCACGATCGCCGGAAAGAACAACCGGAAAGTCATAGAGCGGCAGTTCGGCCGCACGATGACGCAGAAGTTCTTCCACACTCCCTACCCGCTGAAGAAGTCCGTCATCGAGGAGATGGAAAACAAGTTCCCCGAAGAGTTCGCACTGACCAGGGCGCATCAGTTCAGGGGCTTGCACGACGTCACCGTCGCCGGATCGCTCTATTACAACTATGCGTACGGCACTGCGCGGGCGGTTCCCGCCAGGATCCGATACCTGTATGTCGATCCCCGCGATTCGAAGGCAGACCGAAACCTCTCCCATTACCTGCGGAACCGAGACTTCGACTGCGTCTGCGTCAACGATGCGCTGGTGGGCGATTCGACCATGACCGACGAAGAAGTCGATGCCGCGATCCGAGCCTTCCTGGCTCGATTCATTCCGGTTCCCGCGCCGTGGGAGGCCGATGCAACATGA
- a CDS encoding stealth conserved region 3 domain-containing protein has translation MAKRVIKSAIRTSYKTGEQLVAFAAAARRPELLRHSRQYHQHRIPHERVFEPTFRGQRQKVFDFLVGCLERSELSWCIVPDRVNLPPRIAVVGSPARLWRLLQAESAVPPQLVAQSLVSPNTFSRLSLRVFGSRAQMATGEVLGPPSLIAHDPPEGERLRFAIYASDASDQAHVGPEAGVDIEFRTTHDAEFDRGDKLGRLVPVLSHSARTEELVDFDVDIVYTWVDDADPDWRMSLENATIDTEALTEAATSEARFRNLDELRYSLRSVAEYADWVRHIWVVTAGQRPEWLRNSERLTVVDHKEIFPDPGVLPTFNSQAIEACLHRIPGLADHFLYLNDDCFLGRPVSPEQFFTPSGASRVFLSNRGLGEGESSPDELAPDSAGKNGRDLVRKLTGQTISHKYLHAPYALQKPVMQELEDAAPDVIAATRASTFRRSTDVTLSGALHHAYALATGRAERSRVTYKYVDLDRGSWRRELAHLIETRAFDTICLNSVHSAAPAAPVLTFLQSYFPKTREFER, from the coding sequence GTGGCTAAGCGGGTAATCAAGTCAGCCATTCGCACCTCCTACAAGACCGGCGAGCAACTGGTCGCGTTTGCCGCTGCGGCCCGTCGGCCGGAGCTGCTGCGGCACAGCCGTCAGTACCATCAGCACCGGATTCCGCATGAACGCGTTTTCGAACCGACGTTCCGGGGTCAGCGACAGAAGGTCTTCGATTTCCTGGTGGGCTGCCTGGAAAGGTCAGAGCTCAGCTGGTGCATAGTGCCGGATCGGGTGAACCTTCCGCCTCGGATTGCGGTCGTCGGATCGCCGGCGCGATTATGGCGGTTGCTGCAGGCGGAATCGGCTGTCCCGCCGCAGCTGGTCGCTCAGTCATTGGTTTCGCCTAACACGTTTAGTCGGCTGAGTCTCAGAGTCTTTGGCTCCCGAGCTCAGATGGCGACCGGTGAGGTGCTCGGTCCGCCAAGCCTGATCGCGCATGACCCGCCGGAAGGCGAACGTCTGCGGTTCGCAATTTATGCGAGTGACGCATCGGACCAGGCACACGTAGGTCCTGAAGCTGGCGTCGATATCGAGTTCCGGACGACGCACGATGCCGAGTTCGACCGAGGCGACAAGCTCGGGCGTCTTGTGCCGGTGCTGAGCCATTCCGCTCGCACTGAGGAACTGGTGGATTTCGACGTCGACATCGTTTACACCTGGGTGGATGACGCCGACCCCGACTGGCGAATGTCCCTGGAGAACGCCACGATCGATACCGAGGCACTAACCGAGGCGGCCACATCCGAGGCGCGATTCAGAAACCTCGACGAACTTCGCTACAGTCTGCGATCGGTCGCCGAGTACGCGGATTGGGTTCGGCATATCTGGGTTGTGACCGCCGGGCAGCGTCCGGAATGGCTGCGCAACTCGGAACGTTTGACGGTGGTTGACCATAAGGAGATCTTTCCCGATCCCGGTGTCCTGCCGACGTTCAATTCTCAGGCGATAGAGGCGTGCCTGCATCGCATCCCGGGCCTGGCCGACCACTTTCTCTACCTGAATGATGACTGCTTCCTGGGTCGTCCGGTTTCTCCTGAGCAGTTCTTCACCCCCAGCGGCGCTTCGCGGGTGTTCTTGTCGAACCGCGGGCTGGGCGAGGGTGAGAGCAGCCCGGACGAGCTGGCACCCGACAGTGCCGGCAAGAACGGCCGGGACCTGGTGCGGAAGTTGACCGGCCAGACCATTTCGCATAAGTACCTGCACGCTCCGTATGCGCTACAGAAACCGGTGATGCAGGAGCTTGAGGACGCGGCGCCCGATGTGATCGCGGCTACTCGGGCGAGCACATTTCGACGCAGCACGGATGTTACGCTGTCCGGCGCCCTGCACCACGCCTACGCGCTCGCGACCGGTCGGGCGGAACGGAGCCGGGTCACCTACAAGTACGTCGACCTGGACCGCGGATCATGGCGGCGGGAGCTGGCCCATCTGATCGAGACACGGGCATTCGACACAATCTGCCTGAATTCGGTGCACTCGGCCGCGCCGGCCGCGCCGGTGCTGACTTTTCTACAGAGCTACTTTCCTAAGACGCGGGAGTTCGAGCGGTAG